A window of Halomonas sp. GFAJ-1 contains these coding sequences:
- a CDS encoding PAS domain-containing sensor histidine kinase, whose protein sequence is MYQRLLEHLTTAVLLLDGELRVRWMNPAAEALLAVSLSRVQNISLDTLLGSGDSIDDVLAKARDAFHPFTQREARITPLNSEPLTVDYTVTPLSEDELLLEVEPRDRLMQISREEALTTRQETIKILARGLAHEVKNPLGGIRGAAQLLERDLDDPALREFTHIIVEEVDRLRDLVDSMLGPNRIVKHEPVNIHKVLERVRALLIAEHPHVAVTRDYDPSLPDLSGDESQMIQAVLNVARNAVQAMSDAGTPAPELILRTRAKRQFTLGAERHRLVSEVGVIDNGPGIPDALRETLFYPMVSGRAEGSGLGLSIAQSILHQHQGLIECDSRPSHTEFRLLIPLVINFTGEAS, encoded by the coding sequence ATGTATCAACGTTTGTTAGAACATCTCACAACGGCGGTACTGTTGCTGGATGGCGAGCTACGCGTTCGCTGGATGAATCCTGCTGCTGAAGCATTACTGGCCGTTAGCCTAAGCCGTGTACAGAATATCAGTCTGGATACCCTGCTGGGCAGTGGCGATAGCATTGATGACGTGCTGGCCAAAGCCCGGGATGCGTTTCACCCCTTTACCCAGCGTGAGGCGCGCATTACGCCGCTAAATAGCGAGCCCCTCACGGTGGATTACACCGTTACCCCCCTTTCAGAAGATGAGCTGCTGTTAGAAGTAGAACCCCGCGACCGCCTGATGCAAATTTCCCGGGAAGAAGCGTTAACCACCCGCCAGGAAACCATCAAAATTTTAGCCCGCGGCTTGGCCCATGAAGTTAAAAACCCACTAGGGGGGATTCGTGGAGCAGCACAGCTGCTGGAGCGAGATTTAGACGACCCAGCGCTGCGTGAATTTACCCATATCATCGTCGAAGAGGTGGACCGCCTACGTGACCTAGTGGACTCCATGCTTGGCCCCAACCGCATCGTGAAACATGAGCCGGTCAATATTCATAAAGTGCTGGAGCGGGTGCGGGCGCTGCTCATCGCCGAGCACCCTCACGTAGCGGTCACCCGCGACTATGACCCTAGCCTGCCTGACCTTTCTGGCGATGAGTCGCAGATGATTCAGGCGGTGCTTAACGTCGCCCGCAACGCGGTTCAGGCCATGAGCGATGCAGGCACCCCCGCGCCAGAACTCATCCTGCGTACCCGTGCCAAGCGCCAGTTTACCCTGGGGGCCGAGCGCCACCGGTTAGTGAGCGAAGTAGGCGTGATTGATAACGGCCCTGGTATTCCTGATGCATTACGCGAAACGCTCTTCTACCCCATGGTTTCTGGGCGCGCTGAAGGCAGCGGCCTGGGGCTATCCATTGCTCAGTCAATTTTGCACCAACATCAAGGGTTGATCGAATGCGATTCACGACCCAGCCACACCGAATTTCGTTTACTGATTCCATTGGTTATTAATTTCACCGGAGAAGCGTCATGA
- a CDS encoding type I glutamate--ammonia ligase — translation MSAKTLALIEEHDVKWVDLRFTDTRGKEQHVTVPARDVNEEFFENGQMFDGSSINGWKGINESDMILRPEDGTGFLDPFTEDATLILRCDIIEPATMQGYDRDPRSIAKRAEAYLQSTGLGDTAFFGPEPEFFIFDEVHWKSDIQGSMYKITSDEGAWATDNVVEGGNLGHRPRLKGGYFPVPPVDSFHDIRGAMCNTLEAIGQTVEVHHHEVANAGQNEIGVKFNTLVKKADEVQEMKYVIHNVAHAYGKTATFMPKPLVGDNGSGMHIHQSFWKDGQNQFAGDEYAGLSEMALYYIGGIIKHARALNAFTNASTNSYKRLVPGFEAPVMLAYSARNRSASIRIPYTASPKGKRVETRFPDPTANPYLAFAAMLMAGIDGIKNKIHPGDAMDKNLYDLPPEEGKSVPTVANSLDQALEALDVDRAFLTEGGVFTDEMIDAYIELKMEDVERIRMTTHPIEFDMYYSC, via the coding sequence ATGTCAGCCAAGACTCTCGCGCTAATTGAAGAACATGATGTTAAGTGGGTAGACCTGCGTTTCACCGACACCCGCGGTAAAGAGCAGCACGTTACTGTTCCTGCTCGGGATGTGAACGAGGAGTTTTTTGAAAACGGCCAGATGTTTGATGGTTCTTCCATCAACGGCTGGAAGGGCATCAATGAATCCGACATGATTCTGCGCCCAGAAGACGGTACTGGTTTCCTGGACCCCTTCACCGAAGACGCTACCTTGATTCTGCGTTGCGACATTATCGAGCCGGCTACTATGCAGGGCTACGACCGCGACCCACGTTCTATCGCTAAGCGTGCAGAAGCCTACCTGCAGTCTACCGGCCTGGGTGATACGGCTTTCTTTGGTCCTGAGCCTGAATTCTTTATTTTTGATGAAGTGCACTGGAAGTCCGATATCCAGGGCTCTATGTACAAAATCACCTCTGACGAAGGCGCCTGGGCTACCGACAACGTTGTTGAAGGCGGCAACTTGGGGCACCGTCCACGCTTGAAAGGCGGTTACTTCCCGGTTCCTCCGGTAGACAGCTTCCATGATATTCGTGGTGCTATGTGTAACACCCTGGAAGCGATTGGCCAGACCGTGGAAGTTCATCACCACGAGGTTGCCAACGCGGGTCAGAACGAAATCGGCGTTAAGTTCAACACGCTGGTGAAGAAGGCTGACGAAGTTCAGGAAATGAAGTACGTGATCCACAATGTGGCTCACGCTTACGGCAAAACGGCTACCTTTATGCCGAAGCCGCTGGTGGGCGATAACGGTTCAGGTATGCACATCCACCAGTCCTTCTGGAAAGATGGTCAGAACCAGTTCGCCGGTGACGAGTACGCTGGCCTGTCTGAAATGGCGCTTTACTACATTGGCGGCATCATCAAGCACGCCCGCGCTCTGAACGCCTTCACTAACGCGTCGACTAACTCTTACAAGCGTTTGGTACCTGGTTTTGAAGCGCCGGTAATGCTGGCCTACAGTGCCCGCAACCGTTCTGCTTCTATCCGTATTCCGTACACGGCTAGCCCGAAAGGCAAGCGTGTCGAAACGCGCTTCCCTGATCCGACGGCCAACCCCTACTTGGCGTTTGCCGCCATGCTGATGGCCGGTATCGACGGTATCAAGAACAAGATCCATCCTGGCGATGCGATGGATAAGAATCTGTACGACCTGCCGCCAGAAGAAGGCAAGTCAGTGCCGACCGTTGCAAACAGCCTGGATCAAGCGCTGGAAGCACTCGATGTTGACCGCGCGTTCCTAACCGAAGGTGGCGTGTTCACCGACGAAATGATCGACGCCTACATCGAACTGAAGATGGAAGACGTTGAGCGTATCCGCATGACGACTCACCCCATTGAGTTCGACATGTACTACAGCTGCTAA
- a CDS encoding biofilm formation protein has translation MQKVEEIYWLRAYGCIAVFLFHWFDHINQRVDNVFTDLMRIPLVLGTPIFLFISIFVFAVRYNKQVPSGFLGQRVKYVMLPYLVYGFIYSTAEWVRLQNSDEPVGFISNATEYFVFAGWHGYFLIIAMQFYTAYWLFTRWQLWRFDPMLWLWGSCIVSMAYWGVAYWLEVAPPGYLLWIAPLGWVYLFFLALALVRYYLLMPSAVSQTETVQLPAWIRVLARPGWLMGLVVGIVMATFAGWLAFSSKEVWVIPFFVLFTLWAMRYLKGRRAPPWVRYINAYSFGIYLAHPMFFAITDFFVGPTALPLPIYAVLLIVVGGVGSIALNKLANTTTWGAMLFGKRLKV, from the coding sequence ATGCAGAAGGTTGAGGAAATTTACTGGTTGCGTGCTTATGGGTGTATCGCTGTTTTCTTATTTCACTGGTTCGACCATATAAATCAGCGTGTTGATAATGTATTTACCGATCTGATGCGTATTCCGCTGGTGCTCGGCACGCCTATTTTTTTGTTTATTTCGATATTTGTGTTTGCCGTTCGGTACAACAAACAAGTGCCGTCGGGGTTCCTAGGGCAGCGGGTTAAGTACGTCATGCTGCCCTATTTGGTATATGGATTCATTTATTCGACGGCTGAATGGGTGCGATTACAAAACAGCGATGAGCCGGTTGGCTTTATTAGCAATGCAACGGAGTATTTTGTTTTTGCAGGTTGGCATGGGTACTTCTTGATTATTGCTATGCAGTTTTACACGGCCTACTGGCTGTTTACCCGCTGGCAGCTATGGCGCTTTGACCCTATGCTCTGGCTATGGGGTAGTTGCATCGTAAGCATGGCTTACTGGGGGGTAGCTTATTGGCTAGAGGTAGCGCCGCCTGGCTATTTGCTTTGGATTGCCCCGTTGGGCTGGGTGTATCTCTTCTTTTTGGCGCTCGCGTTGGTGCGCTATTACCTTTTGATGCCGTCTGCAGTGTCTCAAACGGAAACGGTTCAGTTGCCCGCTTGGATACGTGTGTTGGCTCGGCCAGGATGGCTGATGGGGCTAGTGGTTGGCATTGTGATGGCCACCTTTGCGGGATGGCTGGCCTTTTCATCCAAAGAGGTCTGGGTGATTCCTTTTTTTGTGTTGTTCACGCTGTGGGCAATGCGCTACTTAAAGGGGCGCCGAGCGCCGCCTTGGGTACGCTATATCAATGCGTATTCGTTTGGTATCTACCTTGCCCACCCGATGTTTTTTGCAATCACAGACTTTTTTGTCGGGCCCACAGCGCTTCCCCTGCCTATATACGCTGTGCTGCTGATTGTAGTGGGGGGTGTCGGCTCTATAGCGCTCAACAAATTGGCGAATACGACTACCTGGGGCGCCATGCTTTTTGGCAAACGTTTAAAAGTATAA
- a CDS encoding esterase — MLISPLAYFFKRVWRSLIAFTIGLAISSYTMASDISREQFTSPTLGHDYPYTIYLPRGYDKDAQAPYPVIYLLHGSFGNELDWATQGNLPQIADRLISAGHIPPTVFVMPGSRSWWVDGYNEPARSAFFDDLLPYIESTYNVGNTRQLRGVAGLSAGGYGALNFALERPDMFAAVAALSPASYVPTPPANSSAKRHPAFQNEQGQFDQDLWTRLNYTAHLEEYRFLVTPRPSATTSDIPPVPLYISAGRRDVFDAEYHARVLRQAMERIQPGYVRLDLYPGGHTWRVWRASLPAALNFMFQYVGRTEE, encoded by the coding sequence GTGCTCATCTCTCCTTTAGCGTATTTTTTTAAGCGCGTTTGGCGCAGTTTAATTGCTTTTACCATCGGTTTGGCGATAAGCAGTTACACGATGGCTAGCGATATATCCCGCGAGCAATTCACCTCACCCACGCTAGGTCACGACTACCCTTATACAATTTATTTACCCCGGGGTTATGACAAAGATGCTCAAGCTCCCTACCCCGTTATCTATCTACTCCACGGCTCGTTTGGTAATGAGCTTGACTGGGCCACCCAGGGTAACCTTCCCCAAATAGCCGACCGACTAATAAGTGCTGGCCACATACCCCCTACAGTATTTGTCATGCCGGGCAGCCGAAGCTGGTGGGTAGATGGATATAACGAGCCCGCTCGCAGCGCCTTTTTCGATGACCTGTTACCGTATATCGAAAGCACTTATAACGTTGGTAACACTCGCCAACTGCGTGGGGTTGCCGGGCTATCCGCCGGTGGTTACGGCGCACTGAACTTCGCCCTAGAGCGGCCCGATATGTTCGCGGCTGTAGCGGCATTAAGCCCAGCAAGCTACGTGCCCACGCCGCCCGCAAACTCCTCAGCCAAACGACATCCCGCGTTTCAGAATGAGCAGGGGCAGTTCGACCAAGACCTGTGGACGCGGCTCAACTATACCGCTCACTTAGAAGAGTACCGCTTTCTTGTTACACCACGGCCAAGTGCGACTACCAGCGATATTCCCCCCGTACCGCTTTACATAAGTGCGGGGCGCCGTGATGTATTCGACGCGGAGTATCACGCTCGGGTACTACGCCAAGCGATGGAGCGTATTCAGCCAGGCTACGTGCGGCTCGATTTATACCCAGGCGGCCATACTTGGCGCGTATGGCGAGCAAGCCTGCCAGCAGCGCTAAACTTCATGTTTCAATATGTAGGGCGGACCGAGGAATAA
- a CDS encoding ABC transporter has product MSKPTLSRLELHDLHLAQGGRTVLEHVDGDFKPGAISALIGANGAGKSTLIQAIMGELRPTSGKVVCTVDKARRAWLPQQLALDLTFPMSVEELVMTGSWPSHGALKGYCAAHYRKGREIMARLGISHLAHRPLGELSGGQRQRALIGRTLMQEAELLLLDEPFANVDSDTVDILIRILRQMADDGTTIIVVLHDMDHLRRLADEVLMLNGGHARWMAPSALNHQHAPAQVVPFTLGGHHAGTA; this is encoded by the coding sequence ATGAGCAAGCCCACCCTTTCACGCTTGGAACTGCATGACCTCCACCTTGCCCAGGGCGGGCGCACCGTACTCGAGCATGTAGACGGTGATTTTAAACCCGGCGCGATTAGCGCTCTGATTGGCGCCAATGGCGCCGGTAAAAGCACCCTGATTCAAGCCATTATGGGCGAGTTACGGCCTACCAGCGGCAAAGTAGTGTGCACGGTTGATAAAGCCCGCCGTGCGTGGCTACCTCAACAGTTGGCGCTAGACCTGACCTTCCCCATGAGTGTGGAAGAGCTGGTAATGACCGGCAGCTGGCCAAGCCACGGGGCGCTAAAAGGCTACTGCGCGGCGCATTATCGTAAGGGCCGCGAAATTATGGCGCGGCTGGGTATTTCCCACTTGGCCCACCGGCCGCTAGGTGAGCTTTCCGGTGGCCAACGCCAGCGGGCCCTGATTGGCCGCACCCTCATGCAGGAAGCTGAGCTACTACTGCTTGATGAACCGTTTGCCAACGTGGATAGCGATACAGTGGATATTTTGATTCGCATTTTGCGCCAAATGGCCGACGACGGCACCACGATTATCGTGGTGTTGCACGATATGGATCATTTGCGCCGCTTGGCAGATGAGGTGCTGATGCTAAACGGTGGGCATGCGCGTTGGATGGCGCCAAGTGCGCTTAACCACCAGCATGCGCCAGCACAGGTGGTGCCATTTACCTTAGGGGGGCATCATGCTGGCACTGCTTGA
- a CDS encoding zinc ABC transporter permease has translation MLALLDAWFIAPFDYGFMRRAVVGGLALSLAAPPLGVFLVLRGMSLIGDAMAHAILPGVALGFLLAGFSLPIMSVGGVLFGLLVALLAGAVSKMGGQREDAAMASFFIISLAAGVMLISIGGSSVDLTHVLFGSILAINSTALVLIASISTLIVLTLAVIFRALVVECLDPLFLRGQSGRSGWVHSVFLGLLVLNLTAGFQTLGTLMAVGLMMLPATSARFWSKRLEGLIGIAIVLAMIASTGGLLLSFHLDIPSGPSIILLAGVGYLLSALFGRYHSLAAKLRRKTTPLALE, from the coding sequence ATGCTGGCACTGCTTGATGCGTGGTTTATTGCGCCCTTCGATTACGGGTTTATGCGCCGTGCCGTGGTAGGTGGTTTAGCGCTTTCATTAGCGGCCCCGCCCCTTGGGGTGTTCTTGGTGCTGCGCGGTATGAGCTTGATTGGCGATGCCATGGCCCATGCCATTCTGCCCGGTGTGGCGCTAGGTTTTCTGCTGGCGGGCTTTTCGCTCCCCATTATGAGCGTTGGGGGCGTGCTGTTTGGGCTGCTGGTGGCACTGCTGGCGGGGGCGGTTTCCAAAATGGGCGGGCAGCGGGAAGACGCTGCCATGGCGAGCTTCTTTATTATCTCGCTGGCCGCTGGGGTAATGCTGATCTCGATTGGCGGCAGCAGCGTGGATTTAACCCACGTGCTGTTTGGCTCAATTTTGGCGATTAATTCCACGGCGCTGGTGCTGATTGCTTCGATCAGCACGCTGATAGTGCTGACCTTGGCAGTGATTTTCCGCGCACTGGTGGTGGAGTGCTTGGACCCTCTGTTCCTACGTGGGCAAAGCGGCCGCAGCGGCTGGGTACACAGCGTGTTCTTGGGGCTGCTGGTGCTGAATTTAACCGCCGGCTTTCAAACCCTGGGCACATTGATGGCCGTGGGGCTGATGATGCTGCCCGCGACATCGGCACGTTTTTGGAGCAAGCGCCTAGAGGGCTTGATCGGCATTGCCATTGTGTTGGCAATGATCGCGAGCACAGGCGGGTTGCTGCTCTCGTTTCACCTGGATATTCCCTCTGGGCCGAGCATTATTTTGCTGGCAGGGGTGGGGTATCTACTGTCGGCACTGTTCGGCCGCTACCACAGCTTAGCCGCTAAGCTGCGGCGTAAAACAACGCCGCTTGCGCTTGAATAG
- a CDS encoding ABC transporter substrate-binding protein — MSLSSSSRWLVGVSAMLALPAAIANERVNVVTSFSILADMVENVGGEHVNVTSLVGPDGDAHVYSPRPGDARALAEADVVVFNGLLFEGWMERLIDASDYSGVLVTATEGINALAYNEHDEHGHDDHGHDHHGHDDHDHGHDDHDHGHDDHGHGHDDHDHGHHDHEHGDDDPHAWQDLQQAKVYVANIRDALMEADSANADTYQANAEQYLAEMAEADAEIRALISEIPASASVITGHDSFGYFSRAYGVNFLSPVGLSTEADPSGASMAALVDVIEQENVKALFHENMTNQSIIVQLAEETGLPIAGTLYADALAAEGEASTYLGMMRHNARVLHDALAEPGHDDHGHDDHDHDHDHDHDHDHDHHGHSH, encoded by the coding sequence ATGTCGCTTTCCTCTTCCTCGCGCTGGCTCGTAGGTGTCTCCGCAATGCTGGCACTACCTGCGGCCATTGCTAACGAGCGGGTTAACGTTGTCACCAGTTTCTCTATTTTGGCTGACATGGTCGAAAATGTCGGTGGCGAGCACGTTAACGTTACCTCGTTAGTCGGCCCCGATGGCGATGCCCATGTTTACTCCCCTCGGCCTGGCGATGCCCGCGCATTAGCCGAAGCGGATGTGGTCGTTTTTAATGGCCTGCTGTTTGAAGGCTGGATGGAGCGATTGATCGACGCAAGCGACTACTCGGGGGTTTTAGTAACCGCCACCGAGGGTATTAACGCCCTTGCATATAACGAACACGATGAGCATGGTCATGACGATCATGGGCACGACCACCACGGTCATGATGATCATGACCACGGGCATGACGACCATGACCACGGACACGACGACCATGGCCACGGGCATGACGACCATGACCACGGGCACCACGATCACGAACATGGCGATGATGACCCTCACGCTTGGCAGGATCTGCAGCAAGCTAAGGTGTATGTAGCGAACATTCGTGATGCGTTAATGGAAGCCGATAGCGCTAACGCCGATACTTATCAGGCCAATGCCGAACAGTACCTCGCTGAAATGGCGGAAGCAGATGCTGAGATTCGCGCCCTGATTAGTGAAATCCCCGCCTCTGCAAGCGTGATTACCGGTCACGACTCGTTTGGTTACTTCTCTCGCGCTTATGGGGTGAACTTCCTTTCCCCAGTAGGGCTTTCCACCGAAGCTGACCCAAGCGGTGCGAGCATGGCGGCGCTGGTGGACGTGATTGAGCAGGAGAATGTTAAAGCGTTGTTCCACGAGAACATGACCAATCAGTCGATCATTGTTCAGCTAGCCGAAGAGACTGGCCTACCTATTGCCGGCACGCTCTACGCCGATGCGTTGGCAGCGGAAGGTGAGGCCAGTACTTACCTAGGCATGATGCGCCACAATGCGCGTGTACTACACGATGCGCTGGCCGAGCCGGGTCATGACGATCATGGTCATGATGACCACGACCACGACCACGACCACGACCACGACCACGACCACGACCATCATGGTCATAGTCACTAA
- a CDS encoding cupin, giving the protein MRLNADFSHFACVTPEEYRWVASPSAGVERMMLDRVGDEVARATSLVRYAPNSQFSHHTHGGGEEILVLEGVFADEHGRYPAGSYLRNPIGTGHTPQIGNEGALILVKLHQFDKDDLLQLAVPAHRLPWQPDRRAGLTYKMLHTYHSEQYGPERVSLERWEADVTVSYPTLSGGLELFVLEGSLWEGSTEYPAGSWCRYPAGAALQLQAGGSGAQLYLKRGHLAAVNLSNL; this is encoded by the coding sequence ATGCGCCTGAACGCCGATTTTAGCCACTTTGCCTGTGTTACGCCGGAAGAATATCGTTGGGTAGCGTCTCCCAGCGCGGGCGTGGAACGGATGATGTTAGACCGCGTTGGCGATGAAGTAGCCAGGGCCACCAGCCTGGTGCGCTACGCGCCCAACAGCCAGTTTAGCCATCACACCCATGGCGGCGGTGAGGAAATCTTGGTGCTTGAGGGGGTATTTGCCGATGAGCATGGCCGCTACCCCGCTGGCAGCTATTTACGCAACCCGATTGGTACTGGGCATACACCCCAGATTGGCAACGAAGGCGCGTTAATTCTGGTTAAGCTGCATCAATTTGATAAAGATGACCTTCTGCAACTTGCCGTCCCCGCCCACCGCCTGCCCTGGCAGCCTGACCGCCGCGCTGGCCTTACTTATAAAATGCTGCATACCTACCACTCAGAACAGTATGGCCCAGAGCGGGTAAGCCTGGAGCGCTGGGAAGCCGACGTAACAGTCTCCTACCCTACTCTTAGCGGCGGGTTAGAGCTCTTTGTACTGGAAGGGTCGCTGTGGGAAGGCAGCACCGAGTACCCTGCCGGCAGCTGGTGCCGCTACCCCGCTGGCGCCGCACTTCAACTTCAAGCAGGCGGCAGTGGTGCACAGCTTTATTTAAAACGCGGCCATTTGGCCGCCGTTAATCTATCAAACCTATAA
- a CDS encoding lactoylglutathione lyase, translated as MSFKGEQHPGVAPVAPQTQGFCLNHTMLRVKDPERALAFYSKVFGMQVLRRLDFEEMQFSLYFLGNVAAGDNVPEETQARTAWTFSQKGLLELTHNWGTENQQDFAYHDGNAEPQGFGHICFNVPNLEAAQAWFDEHNVTFVKRADQGKMKDVIFVKDADGYWIEVIQADRMAAMGD; from the coding sequence ATGTCGTTTAAAGGTGAACAGCACCCAGGGGTTGCCCCCGTCGCACCGCAAACCCAAGGGTTTTGCTTAAATCACACCATGCTGCGGGTGAAGGACCCCGAGCGTGCTCTGGCGTTCTACTCGAAGGTATTTGGTATGCAGGTATTAAGGCGCCTGGACTTTGAGGAGATGCAGTTTTCGCTCTATTTTCTAGGTAATGTGGCCGCGGGGGATAACGTACCCGAAGAGACCCAGGCGCGTACCGCCTGGACATTCAGCCAAAAAGGCCTGCTAGAGCTAACGCATAACTGGGGCACCGAAAACCAGCAAGATTTTGCTTATCACGATGGCAATGCAGAGCCGCAAGGTTTTGGGCATATCTGTTTTAACGTACCGAATTTGGAAGCCGCCCAAGCATGGTTTGACGAGCATAACGTTACCTTTGTTAAGCGTGCCGACCAGGGCAAAATGAAGGACGTTATTTTCGTCAAAGACGCAGATGGCTACTGGATTGAAGTGATTCAGGCAGACCGCATGGCGGCGATGGGCGACTAA
- a CDS encoding hydroxyethylthiazole kinase, with amino-acid sequence MSDYPLGGYLEALRSSTPLVHCITNYVAMNSTANILLAAGASPAMLHAIEEVADFTAIAGALSINIGTISSTWADTMLVAAKTAHLQDIPWVLDPVAVGATRFRQTLCAELLTYQPTVIRGNASEILALGGLAGQGRGVDATASTQDAFTGAIALAQRHGCVVAMTGLEDFVTNGHHHYRLTGGHALMPKVTTLGCGLSALVAGFVASNRERPFEASIAALACFALAGNRAGEHATGPGSFQVALLDALYQLTPNDLSTFAQLEAVHAV; translated from the coding sequence TTGAGCGATTACCCCCTAGGCGGTTATCTTGAAGCACTGCGTTCCTCTACGCCGCTAGTGCACTGCATAACCAACTATGTGGCGATGAACAGCACCGCCAACATACTGCTCGCCGCCGGCGCATCCCCTGCCATGCTTCACGCCATTGAAGAAGTCGCCGACTTTACGGCGATTGCTGGCGCGTTATCAATCAATATAGGCACTATCTCCTCTACCTGGGCGGACACCATGCTAGTGGCTGCGAAAACGGCCCATCTCCAAGACATCCCATGGGTATTAGATCCAGTTGCCGTGGGTGCCACACGCTTTCGCCAAACGCTATGTGCTGAGTTACTCACCTACCAGCCGACGGTGATTCGTGGCAATGCGTCAGAGATCCTAGCGCTTGGAGGGTTAGCTGGCCAAGGGCGCGGGGTAGATGCCACCGCCTCTACCCAAGATGCTTTTACCGGGGCTATTGCGCTTGCCCAACGCCATGGCTGTGTAGTGGCGATGACCGGCCTAGAGGACTTTGTGACCAACGGCCACCACCACTATCGCCTCACAGGTGGCCATGCGCTGATGCCTAAAGTAACCACCCTAGGGTGTGGCCTAAGCGCCTTGGTAGCAGGCTTTGTAGCGTCAAATCGTGAGCGCCCTTTTGAAGCAAGCATCGCCGCGCTAGCCTGCTTTGCCCTGGCAGGTAACCGAGCGGGAGAACATGCCACCGGCCCTGGCAGTTTTCAAGTCGCGCTATTAGATGCGCTGTATCAACTCACCCCCAATGACCTTTCTACCTTTGCCCAACTGGAGGCAGTGCATGCCGTTTGA
- a CDS encoding thiamine-phosphate diphosphorylase yields MPFDLSLYLVTDANLCASFGLEQTVAAAVQGGVTIVQLRDKHASDAQMIAQAKRLKALLAGSGVPLIINDRLNVALESEADGLHLGQSDTAVQEARQALGPNAIIGLSINTLPQLQAAPVELLDYVGLGPVFATGSKQDHAQPIGFDGLAQLAEVCPLPSVAIGGLKAEHAAHVKTAGANGLAVISAICGQPDPRQAAQAFSAVEQTQEAGIPS; encoded by the coding sequence ATGCCGTTTGATCTCTCGCTTTACTTAGTAACCGACGCGAACCTTTGCGCCTCTTTTGGCCTAGAGCAGACGGTAGCGGCCGCGGTGCAGGGCGGTGTCACTATCGTGCAGCTACGCGACAAGCACGCCAGCGACGCGCAGATGATTGCCCAGGCTAAACGCTTGAAAGCGCTGCTTGCGGGAAGCGGCGTGCCGCTGATTATTAACGACCGCCTAAACGTAGCCCTAGAAAGTGAAGCCGATGGCCTGCACCTGGGCCAAAGCGATACAGCAGTGCAGGAAGCACGCCAAGCGCTAGGCCCTAACGCCATTATCGGCCTCTCCATTAATACGCTCCCCCAACTACAGGCCGCGCCGGTTGAGCTACTGGACTACGTGGGCTTAGGACCCGTATTCGCCACGGGCAGTAAGCAAGACCACGCCCAACCGATTGGCTTTGATGGACTGGCACAGTTGGCTGAAGTTTGCCCGCTGCCCAGCGTGGCGATTGGTGGTCTAAAGGCTGAGCACGCAGCGCACGTTAAAACCGCAGGCGCCAATGGCCTTGCGGTGATTTCAGCCATCTGTGGTCAGCCAGACCCGCGCCAGGCGGCGCAGGCGTTTTCAGCGGTGGAGCAGACTCAGGAAGCAGGAATTCCTAGCTGA